From the genome of bacterium, one region includes:
- a CDS encoding NAD(P)H-dependent oxidoreductase produces MPEPFSVVAFTGSLRAASYNRALARAVRDLAPRSLAVRIEEIDAIPLYNLDVERAAFPDAVTRLKQAIGAADGTLIVTPEHNFSMSGVLKNVIDWISRPPGDAALRGKPVGILGATTGLVGTARAQMHLRTVLTNLNAIVMPQPAVLIPRANEKFDAAGRLTDEETARHIRTFLGAFTDWIALISRKERPDG; encoded by the coding sequence ATGCCTGAGCCGTTTTCCGTCGTCGCCTTCACCGGCAGCCTGCGCGCCGCGTCGTACAATCGCGCGCTTGCCCGGGCCGTCCGCGATCTGGCCCCGCGCTCGCTCGCCGTCAGGATCGAAGAGATCGACGCGATCCCGCTTTACAACCTCGACGTGGAGCGGGCCGCGTTCCCGGACGCGGTGACACGCCTCAAGCAGGCGATCGGGGCCGCGGACGGGACGCTCATCGTGACGCCGGAGCACAACTTTTCGATGTCGGGCGTGCTCAAGAACGTCATCGATTGGATCAGCCGGCCGCCCGGCGACGCCGCGTTGAGAGGCAAACCGGTCGGCATTCTCGGCGCCACCACCGGGCTCGTCGGCACGGCGCGGGCGCAGATGCATCTGCGCACGGTCCTCACCAACCTCAATGCAATCGTCATGCCCCAGCCGGCCGTGCTGATTCCCCGGGCGAACGAGAAATTCGACGCGGCGGGCCGGCTCACCGACGAGGAGACGGCCAGGCACATCCGCACATTCCTGGGCGCGTTCACGGACTGGATCGCGCTGATCAGCCGGAAAGAGCGTCCGGACGGTTAG